The following proteins come from a genomic window of Patescibacteria group bacterium:
- a CDS encoding ATP-binding protein, protein MFKPSDIKQQEKELAKARAKKEQLGFIQREKEDAKKVKKEKIILEEEKAYRRGIVTVKDIIAPSSFEVKSAFVQLGDKYARTLFTIDYPRYISVGWFSPIINFSSTFDISMFFMPIKASVVLKQLRDKVGNLEAQLIADAEKGAPRDPIRETALRDIEKLRDDLTQGIEHFFQFFLYVTIYADSPKKLEEITEEIEAMFGSKLVLSKRVLYQAEQGFNSSVPLCDDQLQIPFNMNSGPVASSFPFMSSELTSDGGILYGINRHNNSLILFDRFSLQNANMVVFATSGAGKSYSIKLEVLRSMMFGTDVIIIDPEREYEHLSEAVGGSYINISLNSETKINPFDLPRSIDKEVKTGDIIRSSVITLKGMMRLILGDLSHQEDSLIDRALIETYAKKDITPDADLRKAKMPLMQDFQEILEGMEGADDLVLRIRKYTEGTFAGLLNNYTNVNMDNQLVVFSVRDLEDELKPIAIYMIINYIWNVVRSEMKKRMLVIDEAWWLMQREDSAKFIYALIKRCRKYYLGVTTITQDVNDFLVSPYGQAIVNNSSIQLLMKQTTSAIEIIQKTFMLTEGEKYLLLESGIGEGIFFAGSKHAAIKVVASYTEDQVITSDPRQLLEIEEAKKEFDEQSKNKDDDINEINK, encoded by the coding sequence ATGTTTAAACCAAGCGATATAAAACAACAAGAAAAAGAGTTAGCAAAAGCTAGAGCTAAGAAAGAGCAGCTAGGCTTTATTCAAAGAGAAAAAGAAGACGCGAAAAAAGTAAAAAAAGAAAAAATTATTTTGGAAGAAGAAAAAGCTTACAGGCGCGGAATAGTAACTGTAAAAGATATTATAGCGCCGTCGTCTTTTGAGGTTAAATCAGCTTTTGTCCAATTAGGAGATAAATACGCGAGAACATTATTTACTATAGATTATCCGCGATATATCTCTGTTGGATGGTTTTCTCCTATTATTAATTTTAGCTCAACCTTTGATATAAGCATGTTTTTTATGCCGATCAAAGCTAGTGTTGTTTTAAAACAGTTAAGGGATAAAGTTGGAAATTTGGAAGCTCAGTTAATCGCTGACGCTGAAAAAGGAGCTCCGCGAGATCCAATCAGAGAAACAGCTTTAAGGGACATTGAAAAATTGCGAGATGACTTAACCCAGGGGATAGAACATTTTTTTCAATTTTTTCTTTACGTGACTATTTATGCTGATTCTCCAAAAAAATTGGAAGAAATAACAGAAGAAATAGAGGCAATGTTTGGTTCTAAATTAGTTTTAAGTAAAAGAGTTTTATATCAGGCGGAGCAAGGGTTTAATTCTTCTGTTCCGTTATGCGATGATCAGCTACAAATTCCTTTTAATATGAATTCAGGGCCTGTGGCATCTTCATTTCCTTTTATGTCTTCTGAACTTACTTCTGATGGAGGCATTTTATATGGGATAAATCGCCATAATAACAGTTTAATTTTATTTGATAGATTTTCTTTGCAGAATGCTAATATGGTGGTATTCGCGACATCAGGAGCTGGAAAAAGTTACAGCATTAAGTTGGAAGTTTTAAGAAGTATGATGTTTGGCACTGATGTAATAATTATTGATCCTGAACGCGAGTATGAGCATTTAAGCGAAGCAGTAGGCGGGTCGTATATTAATATTTCGCTTAATTCAGAGACAAAGATCAACCCTTTTGACTTGCCTCGCTCAATTGATAAGGAAGTTAAAACAGGGGATATTATTAGAAGCTCTGTTATTACTTTAAAAGGAATGATGAGATTAATCTTGGGCGATTTGTCCCATCAAGAGGATTCCTTAATTGATCGAGCTTTAATAGAAACTTACGCTAAAAAAGACATCACACCTGATGCTGATTTAAGAAAAGCTAAGATGCCGTTGATGCAGGATTTTCAAGAAATTTTAGAAGGAATGGAAGGGGCAGATGATTTAGTTTTAAGAATTAGAAAATATACGGAAGGAACTTTCGCGGGGCTTTTAAATAATTATACTAATGTTAATATGGATAATCAATTGGTTGTTTTTTCAGTAAGGGATTTGGAAGATGAACTTAAGCCGATAGCGATATATATGATTATAAATTATATTTGGAATGTTGTTCGTTCGGAAATGAAAAAGAGAATGTTAGTTATTGACGAGGCATGGTGGTTGATGCAAAGGGAGGATTCAGCAAAATTTATATATGCTTTGATTAAAAGATGCAGAAAATATTATTTAGGTGTCACAACTATTACTCAGGATGTTAATGATTTTCTTGTTTCGCCTTATGGACAGGCAATTGTTAACAATTCTTCGATTCAACTGCTTATGAAACAAACAACTTCCGCTATTGAAATTATACAAAAGACTTTTATGTTAACAGAAGGCGAAAAATATTTGCTTTTAGAAAGCGGAATTGGAGAGGGTATATTTTTTGCCGGAAGCAAACATGCTGCTATTAAGGTTGTTGCTTCTTATACGGAAGATCAAGTAATAACTTCTGATCCGCGGCAATTATTAGAAATAGAGGAAGCAAAAAAAGAATTTGATGAACAATCAAAAAACAAAGATGATGATATAAATGAAATAAATAAATAA